Proteins encoded within one genomic window of Panicum virgatum strain AP13 chromosome 1N, P.virgatum_v5, whole genome shotgun sequence:
- the LOC120654411 gene encoding glycerol-3-phosphate 2-O-acyltransferase 6-like, translating to MRLGIGIGSPGGSPAPPSDSFSAPAPTRTSRPPHIAPLRRLPYLAVEQTQQPPPRRDDHHISRRRRPLAKSQPFSHPIQGRARNLEPAMAVPPPPPPPPPGCGRFPPVHYYDASARPRRTVAADLDGTLLASSSAFPYYFLVALEAGSYLRALALLLAAPLLLLLYTAFSEAAAIALLVLITFAGLRVRDVEAVARGVLPRHYAAGVRADTWAVFRGCAARRVVVTASPAVMVGEFVREFLGAEVAGTELETCAGGARFTGRIKAVLVGERKREVVERLFAGGDMPDVGLGDRESDHDFMAICKEAYMVPADRRAPRAAADSLLSHAIFHDGRLVRRPEPAQALFALAYLPLGFLLALFRVFFNLMIPARLVRHTYRLTGIRLAVRGAPPPAPRPGAPGSLLVCNHRTALDPIIISVALGRPVTCVTYSVSRLSTAVSPIRAVALTRDRRADAARMAALLAEGDVVVCPEGTTCREPALLRFSALFAELTDRVVPVALEARQGTYYGSTARGWKWLDPYFFYMNPRPGYEVTFLPPLRPEETCGAGGRSAVDVANHVQRLIAKELGFECTALTRKDKYMKLAGNDGTVRKAKAGGRDDDDAAKKVA from the exons ATGCGACTCGGAATAGGAATCGGATCCCCGGGCGGCAGCCCTGCTCCTCCGTCCGATTCCTTCTCAGCTCCCGCTccgaccaggacctcccggcCGCCCCATATAGCCCCCCTCCGCCGCCTGCCCTACTTGGCAGTTGAACAAAcgcagcagccaccgccgcgccgcgacgACCATCATATATCCCGCCGCCGACGGCCTCTCGCCAAGTCCCAACCTTTTTCCCATCCCATCCAAGGCCGCGCGAGAAATCTCGAGCCAGCTATGGccgtgcccccgccgccgccgccgccgccgccgggctgcgGGAGGTTCCCGCCGGTGCACTACTACGACGCctccgcgcgcccgcgccgcaccGTCGCCGCGGACCTCGACGGCACGCTGCTGGCCTCCTCGTCCGCGTTCCCCTACtacttcctcgtggcgctcgaGGCCGGCTCCTACCTCCGCGCCCTCGCGctcctgctcgccgcgccgctcctgctGCTCCTCTACACCGCCTTCTccgaggccgccgccatcgcgctGCTCGTCCTCATCACCTTCGCCGGGCTGCGCGTCCGCGACGTCGAGGCCGTCGCCCGCGGCGTCCTGCCCAGGCACTACGCCGCGGGGGTGCGCGCCGACACCTGGGCCGTCTTCCGCGggtgcgccgcccgccgggtcGTGGTCACCGCGTCGCCGGCCGTCATGGTGGGGGAGTTCGTGCGCGAGTTCCTCGGCGCCGAGGTCGCGGGGACCGAGCTCGAGACGTGCGCCGGGGGTGCCAGGTTCACCGGGCGGATCAAGGCCGTCCTCGTcggggagaggaagagggaggtCGTCGAGAGGctcttcgccggcggcgacatGCCCGACGTCGGACTCGGCGACCGCGAGAGCGACCACGACTTCATGGCCATCTGCAAG GAAGCGTACATGGTGCCGGCGGACCGGCGcgccccgcgcgcggcggccgactCGCTGCTGTCGCACGCCATCTTCCACGACGGGCGGCTGGTCCGGCGGCCGGAGCCGGCGCAGGCGCTGTTCGCGCTGGCGTACCTCCCGCTGGGGTTCCTCCTGGCTCTGTTCCGCGTCTTCTTCAACCTCATGATCCCGGCGCGCCTCGTCCGCCACACGTACCGCTTGACGGGCATCCGCCTCGCCGTCCGCGGGgctcccccgccggcgccgcggccgggcgCGCCGGGGTCCCTCCTGGTGTGCAACCACCGCACGGCGCTGGACCCGATCATCATCTCCGTGGCGCTGGGGCGGCCCGTGACGTGCGTGACCTACAGCGTGAGCCGGCTGTCGACGGCGGTCTCGCCGATCCGCGCGGTGGCGCTGACGCGCGACCGGCGCGCCGACGCGGCGCGCAtggcggcgctgctggcggAGGGCGACGTGGTGGTGTGCCCCGAGGGGACGACGTGCCGGGAGCCGGCGCTGCTGCGCTTCTCGGCGCTGTTCGCGGAGCTCACGGACCGGGTGGTGCCGGTGGCGCTGGAGGCGCGCCAGGGGACCTACTACGGGTCCACGGCGCGCGGCTGGAAGTGGCTCGACCCCTACTTCTTCTACATGAACCCGCGCCCCGGGTACGAGGTCACCTtcctgccgccgctgcggccggaggagacgtgcggcgccggcgggaggaGCGCCGTCGACGTGGCCAACCACGTGCAGCGGCTCATCGCCAAGGAGCTCGGCTTCGAGTGCACGGCGCTCACCAGGAAGGACAAGTAcatgaagctcgccggcaacgacgGCACGGTCAGGAAGGCCAAGGCCGGCGGCAGGGATGACGACGATGCTGCCAAGAAGGTTGCATGA
- the LOC120654414 gene encoding F-box/kelch-repeat protein SKIP4-like, translated as MESAPGHTPLIHGLPDEIALICLARVPRRFHNVLRCVSKRWRELLCSEEWHICRNRNNLDESWIYVICRETGIKCYVLAPDPSSRSLRVMHIIEPPCSGRQGVTIEALDKMLFFLGGCSWLNDATDEVYCYDASSNHWSAAAPMPTPRCYFVSASLNEKLYITGGLGLTDKSPNSWDIYDSASDSWCAHKNPMLTPDIVKFVALDEELVTIHQAAWNRMYFAGIYDPLDRTWRGTENEIARCFSSPTVVVDGTLYMLEQKLGTTLMMWQKDTKEWVMLGRLSDKVTRPPCQLVAIGRKIYVIGRGLSVVTVDMDTAARVDGFLVTTSTGPLVEQDLSPEGSRVITI; from the exons ATGGAATCCGCTCCTGGTCATACCCCTCTTATACATGGTCTTCCTGATGAGATTGCTCTCATTTGCTTAGCAAGGGTTCCTCGGCGGTTTCATAATGTTCTCAGGTGTGTGTCAAAGAGATGGAGAGAACTGCTATGCAGTGAAGAATGGCACATTTGCCGCAATAGGAACAACTTGGACGAGTCGTGGATCTATGTAATATGTAGAGAAACAGGCATCAAATGCTATGTATTGGCTCCGGATCCTTCAAGTCGGTCCTTGAGAGTCATGCATATCATTGAACCCCCGTGCTCAGGGAGGCAAGGTGTTACCATTGAAGCCTTAGACAAGATGCTATTTTTTCTGGGTGGTTGTAGTTGGCTAAATGATGCTACGGATGAAGTTTACTGTTATGATGCATCCTCGAATCACTGGAGCGCAGCAGCTCCGATGCCTACACCTAG GTGCTATTTTGTGTCTGCGTCTCTCAATGAGAAGCTATACATAACCGGTGGACTTGGTTTGACAGACAAGTCACCAAATTCCTGGGACATCTATGACTCGGCTAGCGATTCCTGGTGCGCACACAAGAACCCAATGCTGACCCCGGACATAGTGAAGTTTGTTGCATTGGATGAGGAGCTGGTGACCATTCACCAGGCAGCCTGGAACAGAATGTACTTTGCTGGCATATATGATCCGCTGGACCGCACCTGGAGGGGCACGGAAAACGAGATTGCGCGCTGTTTCTCCAGCCCAACAGTTGTCGTGGATGGGACACTGTACATGCTAGAGCAGAAGCTTGGCACGACGCTGATGATGTGGCAGAAGGACACCAAGGAGTGGGTCATGCTTGGCAGGCTCTCAGACAAGGTTACAAGGCCCCCATGCCAGCTTGTGGCCATCGGCAGGAAGATTTATGTGATTGGAAGAGGGTTGAGTGTAGTAACAGTCGATATGGATACGGCTGCCAGAGTTGATGGGTTCTTGGTTACCACTTCCACTGGTCCATTGGTGGAGCAAGATTTGTCTCCCGAGGGATCCAGGGTTATCACCATCTGA
- the LOC120654412 gene encoding RNA-binding NOB1-like protein — MEAWPPLAPAAAATPAAPASDDAAVPPPPPPAAGAWGAAATAQRKPVVQESAAQAVSRLVASCANSSGVAVAVVDANAVIAGGSALSTTAGRLVTVPEVLEEVRDAAARRRLALLPVPVETVEPPPEFVKKVTKFARETGDIQTLSDVDIKIIALAYMLEAEIHGTSHLREHPPPLREVNVRKLSEAPLPGWGSNVPNLKEWEDLDQMSEAGGDINSRILPLKDLENQDIPMSETNSVCEAQEDAGLQPNKDARIAWEDDENNEGWTPAVSRSTHKRYLRRKARRDALKESGQSLETSSVAPSIDADKVLSENCGFEHDLTPTDGPSSAPEKINSSTDRLECQVENEHEIAGEHLHSDQLAKNDDTDACTKELDNLDIKSESDGGDDAHSVDDESSEQSWALRSLSESTVACVTSDYAMQNVILQIGLRLLAPGGMQIRQMHRWVLRCHACYKVTQEVGKIFCPKCGNGGTLRKVSVTVGENGITMASRRPRVTLRGTKFSLPMPQGGRDAITKNPILREDQLPQKVLHPKSKKSSKQEDDFLGIDDIFSHSGDNKAPLKPPVRKALAMFSGKRNPNDNHFSRKKH, encoded by the exons ATGGAAGCGTGGCCGCCTCtcgcccccgcggccgccgccacccccgcggCCCCTGCCTCCGACGATGCAGCCGTCCCACCACCtccccctcccgccgccggggCGTGGGGGGCCGCGGCCACCGCGCAGCGGAAGCCCGTTGTGCAGGAGTCGGCTGCGCAGGCGGTGAGCCGGCTCGTGGCGAGCTGCGCCAACTCCAGcggcgtggccgtggccgtggtggACGCCAACGCCGTCATCGCCGGCGGCTCCGCGctctccaccaccgccgggcgCCTGGTCACTGTGCCGGAGGTGCTCGAGGAGGTCCGTGacgcggccgcgcggcggcgcctggcGCTCCTCCCCGTCCCCGTCGAGACCGTTGAGCCTCCGCCGGAGTTCGTCAAGAAAG TCACCAAATTTGCCAGGGAGACAGGTGACATCCAAACACTTTCAGATGTTGATATCAAGATTATTGCTTTGGCTTACATGTTAGAAGCCGAGATCCATGGGACTAGCCATTTGCGGGAGCACCCTCCTCCTCTGCGTGAGGTGAATGTCAGAAAACTGTCCGAAGCTCCGCTTCCTGGTTGGGGCTCTAATGTCCCTAATCTGAAAGAATGGGAAGATTTGGATCAGATGTCTGAAGCAGGTGGAGATATCAATTCTCGGATACTTCCACTGAAGGATCTTGAGAATCAAGATATCCCCATGAGTGAGACCAACAGTGTTTGTGAGGCACAAGAGGACGCAGGACTCCAGCCTAACAAAGATGCACGCATTGCATGGGAAGATGATGAGAATAACGAAGGTTGGACACCTGCTGTTAGCCGCAGCACACACAAAAGATATCTGCGGAGGAAGGCAAGGCGTGACGCCCTTAAGGAATCTGGACAAAGTCTTGAGACAAGTTCTGTTGCTCCATCAATTGATGCTGACAAAGTCCTCTCTGAAAATTGTGGGTTTGAGCATGATTTGACTCCAACAGATGGCCCTTCTTCTGCCCCTGAGAAAATCAATTCAAGTACTGACAGATTGGAATGTCAAGTAGAGAATGAACATGAAATTGCTGGAGAACATTTACATTCTGATCAACTAGCCAAAAATGATGATACTGATGCATGCACTAAGGAATTGGATAACCTCGACATAAAAAGCGAGAGTGATGGAGGTGATGATGCACATTCTGTGGATGATGAGAGCAGTGAGCAGAGTTGGGCCCTGAGGTCCTTATCTGAGTCTACTGTAGCATGTGTTACTAGTGACTATGCCATGCAAAATGTCATCCTGCAGATTGGCCTCCGTCTCTTGGCACCAGGTGGCATGCAAATACGCCAAATGCATAG ATGGGTTTTGAGGTGTCATGCTTGCTATAAGGTGACCCAAGAGGTTGGGAAAATATTTTGTCCAAAGTGTGGCAATGGGGGGACTTTACGGAAGGTTTCAGTAACTGTTGGTGAAAATGGGATTACTATGGCCTCACGACGCCCACGTGTTACACTTCGCGGCACAAAG TTTTCCCTCCCAATGCCCCAAGGTGGAAGAGATGCCATAACTAAGAACCCCATTCTACGAGAAGACCAACTTCCTCAGAAGGTTCTTCATCCTAAATCGAAGAAGTCCAGCAAGCAG GAGGATGATTTCTTGGGCATCGACGACATATTTTCACACAGTGGTGACAATAAGGCACCGCTGAAACCTCCAGTGAGGAAGGCACTTGCAATGTTCAGCGGGAAAAGAAATCCAAACGACAACCATTTCTCACGCAAGAAGCACTAA
- the LOC120654416 gene encoding transcription factor LAF1-like produces the protein MGCRSCEKPKMNYRKGLWSPEEDQRLRDYILKHGLGCWSAVPAKAGLQRNGKSCRLRWINYLRPGLKRGMFSQEEEDVVINLQAKLGNKWSQIAMHLPGRTDNEVKNYWNSYLKKRVMQAQGGSNPKSPAELTSMSTTEPAMSMSMSMHHHHQVKNSSGSTTTSHDQDANISSNGLSGPAPLAQKPFDHQAQQQPKNFDFSDWVPAPESYSVSAHWPASTVSSGNVTPSHGGAFGDQMSGSYGALPPHPDHQAGVGSHGAAATGIAGSGYFDLLNMGDIYGGFSSTNDDLLF, from the exons ATGGGGTGCCGGTCCTGCGAGAAGCCCAAGATGAACTACCGGAAGGGGCTGTGGTCACCTGAGGAAGACCAGAGGCTCAGGGACTACATCCTCAAGCATGGCCTTGGCTGCTGGAGTGCTGTTCCTGCAAAGGCTG GTCTCCAGAGAAACGGCAAGAGCTGCCGCCTGCGTTGGATCAACTACTTGAGGCCCGGATTGAAACGTGGAATGTTCTctcaggaggaggaagacgtcGTCATCAACCTTCAAGCCAAGCTGGGAAACAA GTGGTCGCAGATTGCGATGCATCTGCCCGGGAGGACCGACAACGAGGTGAAGAACTACTGGAACTCGTACCTGAAGAAGAGGGTGATGCAGGCCCAGGGCGGCTCCAACCCCAAGAGCCCAGCCGagctcacctccatgagcacCACCGAGCCGGCCATGTCCATGTCCATGTCcatgcaccaccaccaccaggtcaAGAACAGCAGCGGCAGCACCACGACGTCGCACGACCAAGATGCCAACATCAGCAGCAACGGCCTGTCAGGGCCTGCGCCCCTGGCCCAGAAGCCGTTCGATCACCAGGCGCAGCAGCAGCCCAAGAACTTCGACTTCTCCGACTGGGTGCCGGCGCCGGAGAGCTACTCGGTGTCCGCGCACTGGCCCGCCTCCACGGTGAGCTCCGGCAACGTGACGCCGTCGCACGGCGGCGCCTTCGGGGATCAGATGAGCGGCAGCTacggcgcgctgccgccgcacccGGACCACCAGGCCGGCGTCGGCAGTCATGGTGCCGCCGCCACGGGCATTGCAGGCAGCGGGTACTTTGATCTGCTCAACATGGGGGATATCTATGGGGGATTCAGCTCGACGAACGATGATCTGCTCTTCTGA
- the LOC120654417 gene encoding 60S ribosomal protein L7-3-like, translated as MSSAEAKAAVVPESVLRKSKREEQWAAEKKEKALADRKKALESRKIIFARAKQYAQEYDAQEKDLVQLKREARLKGGFYVSPEAKLLFVIRIRGINAMHPKTRKILQLLRLRQIFNGVFLKVNKATINMLRRVEPYVAYGYPNLKSVRELIYKRGYGKLNKQRIPLSNNNVIEAGLGSHNIICIEDLVHEIMTVGPHFKEANNFLWPFKLKAPLGGLKKKRNHYVEGGDAGNRENYINELIKRMN; from the exons ATGTCGtcggcggaggcgaaggcggcggtggtgccggagtcGGTGCTGCGGAAGAGCAAGCGCGAGGAGCAGTGGGCGGCGgaaaagaaggagaaggcgCTCGCGGACAGGAAGAAGGCGCTGGAGAGCCGCAAGATCATCTTCGCGCGCGCCAAGCAGTACGCGCAGGAGTACGACGCGCAG GAGAAGGACCTTGTGCAGCTCAAGCGTGAGGCCCGGCTGAAGGGTGGGTTCTATGTGAGCCCTGAGGCAAAGCTTCTGTTTGTGATCCGCATCCGTGG TATCAATGCCATGCACCCCAAGACCCGCAAGATCTTGCAGCTCCTGCGTTTGAGGCAGATCTTTAATGGCGTTTTCCTCAAGGTTAACAAGGCCACCATTAACATGCTGCGCAGAGTGGAGCCATATGTTGCATATGG GTATCCGAACCTGAAGAGTGTAAGGGAATTGATTTACAAGAGGGGTTATGGAAAGCTGAACAAGCAGAGGATTCCTCTGAGCAACAACAATGTCATTGAGGCG GGCCTCGGGAGTCACAACATCATATGCATCGAGGATCTTGTCCATGAGATCATGACCGTTGGCCCACATTTCAAGGAGGCCAACAACTTCCTGTGGCCATTCAAGCTGAAGGCACCACTTGGTGgcctgaagaagaagaggaaccaCTACGTCGAGGGTGGTGATGCCGGTAACCGTGAGAACTACATCAACGAGCTCATCAAGAGGATGAACTAA